One part of the Haliotis asinina isolate JCU_RB_2024 chromosome 2, JCU_Hal_asi_v2, whole genome shotgun sequence genome encodes these proteins:
- the LOC137272469 gene encoding uncharacterized protein isoform X1, with protein sequence MSELSVPDPEELLECPYDKVHMVRAKRFQYHLMKCRKNWPGSEFSVCPFNAKHEMPKPELRYHMATCSDRAVLEKDIAYEKSKMNEEGTFFKGCTDVPPYTKHMACDESWDMEMNSCPRIGVEPEFFDKFRFINLSGYAQSQKRQYYENLKSEFEGQTVKKPFGGKNPSGKLRLPQESSKASKLSEHQQPVQHPANVFAYSLSMAGLGRGRGKSAVDAQPVGLGTANIFNMGIGRGLPTPAIRDLLTNKSSTAMNSVVPAANSVSARPTRTNSVVLDSTGQQNIQLHSRDDPDISVESESEDFVTDSGIAFKEGEISVEKVAVKST encoded by the exons ATGTCCGAGTTGTCTGTGCCAGATCCTGAAGAACTGTTGGAGTGTCCCTATGACAAGGTCCACATGGTGCGAGCAAAGCGATTCCAGTATCACCTCATGAAGTGCCGCAAG AATTGGCCTGGATCTGAGTTTTCGGTGTGTCCGTTCAACGCTAAGCATGAGATGCCAAAGCCTGAGCTACGATACCACATGGCCACTTGCAGCGACCGAGCAGTCCTGGAGAAAGACATTGCTTatg AGAAGAGCAAGATGAATGAAGAGGGGACGTTCTTCAAGGGATGCACAGATGTACCGCCCTACACCAAACATATGGCCTGTGATGAGAGCTGGGATATGG AGATGAATTCCTGTCCAAGAATCGGAGTGGAACCTGAGTTCTTTGACAAGTTCAGGTTTATCAACCTCTCAGG ATATGCCCAGTCTCAAAAGCGTCAATATTACGAGAATCTCAAATCTGAATTTGAAGGGCA GACTGTCAAGAAGCCATTTGGTGGCAAGAATCCATCAGGCAAACTACGGCTTCCACAAGAATCCTCCAAGGCCTCCAAGCTTTCAGAGCATCAACAGCCCGTACAGCATCCTGCCAATGTGTTTGCCTATTCTCTGTCCATGGCAGGCCTAGGCCGAGGAAGGGGGAAGTCAG CAGTTGATGCTCAGCCAGTGGGGCTTGGTACCGCCAATATCTTCAACATGGGAATCGGGAGGGGGCTGCCAACACCAGCCATCAGAG ATTTGCTGACCAACAAGTCCAGTACAGCCATGAATTCTGTAGTCCCAGCAGCCAATAGCGTATCTGCACGTCCAACCAGAACCAACAGTGTAGTCCTGGATTCAACTGGACAACAGAACATCCAGCTACACAGTCGAG ATGATCCTGACATATCTGTGGAATCTGAGTCAGAAGACTTTGTCACAGACTCAGGAATTGCATTCAAA GAAGGTGAGATCTCTGTGGAGAAAGTAGCAGTCAAGAGCACCTGA
- the LOC137272469 gene encoding protein D7-like isoform X2 — translation MSELSVPDPEELLECPYDKVHMVRAKRFQYHLMKCRKNWPGSEFSVCPFNAKHEMPKPELRYHMATCSDRAVLEKDIAYEKSKMNEEGTFFKGCTDVPPYTKHMACDESWDMEMNSCPRIGVEPEFFDKFRFINLSGYAQSQKRQYYENLKSEFEGQTVKKPFGGKNPSGKLRLPQESSKASKLSEHQQPVQHPANVFAYSLSMAGLGRGRGKSVDAQPVGLGTANIFNMGIGRGLPTPAIRDLLTNKSSTAMNSVVPAANSVSARPTRTNSVVLDSTGQQNIQLHSRDDPDISVESESEDFVTDSGIAFKEGEISVEKVAVKST, via the exons ATGTCCGAGTTGTCTGTGCCAGATCCTGAAGAACTGTTGGAGTGTCCCTATGACAAGGTCCACATGGTGCGAGCAAAGCGATTCCAGTATCACCTCATGAAGTGCCGCAAG AATTGGCCTGGATCTGAGTTTTCGGTGTGTCCGTTCAACGCTAAGCATGAGATGCCAAAGCCTGAGCTACGATACCACATGGCCACTTGCAGCGACCGAGCAGTCCTGGAGAAAGACATTGCTTatg AGAAGAGCAAGATGAATGAAGAGGGGACGTTCTTCAAGGGATGCACAGATGTACCGCCCTACACCAAACATATGGCCTGTGATGAGAGCTGGGATATGG AGATGAATTCCTGTCCAAGAATCGGAGTGGAACCTGAGTTCTTTGACAAGTTCAGGTTTATCAACCTCTCAGG ATATGCCCAGTCTCAAAAGCGTCAATATTACGAGAATCTCAAATCTGAATTTGAAGGGCA GACTGTCAAGAAGCCATTTGGTGGCAAGAATCCATCAGGCAAACTACGGCTTCCACAAGAATCCTCCAAGGCCTCCAAGCTTTCAGAGCATCAACAGCCCGTACAGCATCCTGCCAATGTGTTTGCCTATTCTCTGTCCATGGCAGGCCTAGGCCGAGGAAGGGGGAAGTCAG TTGATGCTCAGCCAGTGGGGCTTGGTACCGCCAATATCTTCAACATGGGAATCGGGAGGGGGCTGCCAACACCAGCCATCAGAG ATTTGCTGACCAACAAGTCCAGTACAGCCATGAATTCTGTAGTCCCAGCAGCCAATAGCGTATCTGCACGTCCAACCAGAACCAACAGTGTAGTCCTGGATTCAACTGGACAACAGAACATCCAGCTACACAGTCGAG ATGATCCTGACATATCTGTGGAATCTGAGTCAGAAGACTTTGTCACAGACTCAGGAATTGCATTCAAA GAAGGTGAGATCTCTGTGGAGAAAGTAGCAGTCAAGAGCACCTGA